GCGAGGTCCACGCCGGAATCCGCGGTCGCCAGGGCGTCGTGGCGCCCGGCCGGCTCGCGCAGCAGCTGGTAGATGATGATGGCGCCGAACGTCGCGGTGCCGATGCCGCCGATGGAGAAGCCGCCCAGCTTCAGCACCAGGTCGCCCGTGCCGATGATCAGGGTGACCGAGGCCGTCACCAGGTTGCGGTTATTGGAGAAATCCACCCGGCTCTGCACCCAGATGCG
This window of the Longimicrobium sp. genome carries:
- a CDS encoding solute carrier family 23 protein, which gives rise to IFVVAAVAAIVMGLSPKFGALVGTIPGPVLGGLSLVLFGLIAVTGARIWVQSRVDFSNNRNLVTASVTLIIGTGDLVLKLGGFSIGGIGTATFGAIIIYQLLREPAGRHDALATADSGVDLATAPSAAVH